A window of Cytobacillus sp. FSL H8-0458 genomic DNA:
TCCAAAGTTGAGGAAGATCGCAAAAAATGATCTGGCTCCTTTTTTGCCGCCTATAAGGGTCATCAGAATAAATAATATGGCTGCCAGCACTAGTATTGCATTCATTTTCGTGCCCTCTTTCTATTAATGAAATATATGGCAGTATACAAGCCAATCGGAATGGTGATTACGATTCCAATTCCTCCGGCAAGTGCCCGGGCTAATTCCAGTGAAAGGTTCATGGATAGGCTGAACCCAAGCGGTGAGTCATTTTTTATATACAAAATAAGCATCGGAAGGGAACCGCTGATATAGGCGAAAAATAAAATATTCGTCATGGTGCCCATAATGTCTTTGCCCACTTCCATTCCAGAGCGTTTAAGAGCCTGCAAGGGAATGCTGTTATTCTTTTCATATAAGCTGAATAGGGAAGATGACATGGTAATGGCTACATCCATAACCGCTCCTAACGAGCCGATAAATAATCCGGCTAAGAACACCATCTGATAGGGCCTGGTTATAAACTGGAGCTCTTCGTATCTTAGCCCCTTCCCGCCAGTAAACCATATGACCAAATAAGTGATCAACAACGACAAGAATGTAGCCGCAAGCGTTGCAATAATCGCAGCATACGTCTTTTCATTAAAGCCGTTTACAAGTAAAAGGGAGGTAACGGTAAATAAGATGACTGCTGCGCTGCATATCAGCAGCAGGCTTATTTCCGGATTCTTCAGATAAACATCCAATGCATAGGAAAGCAGCACAGCATTTACTGTCAGGCTGATGATGGAAAAGAAACCTTGCTTTTTACCGACAAAGAGCAGTATCAGGATAAAAATCCATCCTGTTAATAGTATGTAATGATCCCGCTTCAGATCAAGGATATCTCCGCTTAATTCTGCAGTACCTTCTTTTTTCTCCTTTATGGACACAAATAGTTTTTGGCTGCTTTGAATTTCATAATCATACGCTTTGGACTTTGAATACTGATTTGTTATGAGAATATACTGTCCTTTTGCCTTTCCATTTGTTATTTCTGCTATAATCCGCTGTTCATATACACGGTCTTCATTATCGTAAATATCCGTAACTTCTTCAGAGTGAACAAGTTTGACTTCCTTTACTTCAGCTATTGTGCGTTCATAGAAAGAATCATTGTTTTGGACAAACAGTATGGAGGCAGCTATGCATATTGCCAATATGATATAAAAATAGACCTTATTAATAGGGGTGTTTTTCAAAATAAACCTCCATAAGTGTAAAAATAGAAGACCTGTGCAACGGAATAAGGATATCAGTAACTTTTTCGGATAGTCAAGTTTCTCTCTGTTCTGGAGGAGAGACTTGTTACTCAAAAAAAAATCATCCAAAAGGATGAAAGAGCTGATTCGTGTCATTATTTCTTTTGTACATTCAACATTTCATTTTGCTGTTTCTCTTTTTTCTGATTTTCAGCATCCTTTTTGAAAGCCTCCATTGCTTTATAGAAAAGCAAAGTCAATTTGATCACCCCCTTATTAGCATGTATCCCCTCTATTTTCAAATAAAACTAAGAATAACAAATTGATAAATTTTGTCAAAAAAATTGACGGAAAAATATTGACCAATGTGGTCAATTTTGTTATTTTTAAAATGACCACATTGGTCATTATTGTGAAAGGAGTGCAATATAATTAATACTACTTTTTACAGCTTAAAACCCGATAAACAGAAACGGATTATCAATGCGGCCATGAAGGAATTTGTAAAGAGCGGCTTTGAAAAGGCATCTACAAATGAAATGGTAAAGGATGCACAAATAAGTAAAGGCTCATTGTTTAACTATTTCAGCAATAAAAAGGATTTGTACTTATTTTTAATTCAGAATGCACTAAACATCATTGAACAAATCTATGTTGAAATAGACATGAATGAAAGGGACATTTTTGAAAGGATCAGCCAGATAGGGTTTATTAAATTAAACATTCAAAAGAAGTATCCCCTTGTATTTAATTTCTTGAAATCCCTGCTTGAAGAAGATGCGCAGGATGTAAAATCTGAAAAAAATCAGCTCCTGGCAAACATTCAAAAAGATGGCTTCAAAAGAATCTACGAAAACATCGACTGGTCAAAGCTTCGGGAGGATATAGAACCTGAAAAGGCAATGAATATCCTGAATTGGACCATGACTGGTTTTGCGGAACTGCAAATCGCCAAAATTAAGTCATTTGAGGATATCGGTACCGAGGTGTTTAACGAATGGGACAGCTATAAAGAAATTTTAAAGAGCTGTTTTTATCGCAGTCTAACGGGCAGTAAGACCCCACTTCAAGACTCAGAGGAATCAAAGGATGATAAGTGGGGGTCAAACTGCCCGTAAAGGCCCGATTGGTGAGATACAGTGAAACTTGCCGACGCGCAGGCAGAGGCTTAGTTGAACCAATCGGGTTCGTAGTGTCGATTGATCGAAGCGCTAGCGGAGATCTTAGCGACACTAGAACGCGACTAACAATCAGTGGGGGATAAAGAAAACCCCCACTGATTGAAGTTTCACTTTATAAAAATGGGGGGGAATGAGCATGAGACTTTTAAAAGTAACCAATCTTACAAAAAAATTCGGCAAGTTTACGGCATTGGATGGGGTAAATCTTGAGTTAAACGCAGGTGAGGTACTGGGGTTCATTGGCCCAAATGGAGCAGGCAAGTCAACCACTATTCGGGTATTATTGGGGATTTTAAAGGCAACGGATGGGGAAGTAAAGCTTTTTAACAAGGATGCCTGGCAGGATGCAGTCGACATTCATAAAAGGGTTGCCTATGTGCCTGGTGACGTGAATTTATGGCCGAACTTAACAGGGGGTGAGGTCATTGATTTATTCATAAAATTAAATGGTGCTGCAAATAAGACAAAACGTGAGGAGTTAATAGAGAAGTTTGATTTGGATCCATCCAAGAAGTGCCGTACCTACTCTAAAGGAAACAGGCAAAAGGTGGCTCTGGTTGCAGCCTTTTCCTCTGATGCTGACCTGTTGATTCTGGATGAGCCGACATCAGGACTCGATCCCTTGATGGAAAAGGTTTTTCAGGAATGTGTATTAGATGTTAAAAGACAAGGGAAGAGCGTTCTCCTGTCCAGTCATATCTTATCAGAGGTAGAAAAGCTGTGCGACCGGGTAAGCATTATCCGTCAAGGCAAGATTATTGAGTCGGGAACTTTAAGTGAACTTCGCCATTTAACCCGGACTCAAATGCTCGTGGACACGAAGCTGCCGATTACAGGTTTGAATGAAATGAAAGGCATTCATGACATTGAAGAAAGTGAACATGGGATGACATTTCAAGTGGATACGATGCAAATAGATGAAGTTATCAGGCATATTAGCCAATTTGGCATCAGCAGGCTGGAAAGTGCCCCGCCAACCCTAGAGGATTTATTTATGCGCCATTATGAAGGGGAAAAGGATATAGGAGGTGTCCGCTGATGGCAGGCAATCATTTGGCAAAAACTGCTTTCCTTTCAAAATTTATTTTCCGGCTGGACCGTTTGCGGATCCCAATGTGGGTGCTGGCACTTACCTTTTTTACGATAATCGTTCCAACAGCCTTTCAGGGATTATACAATTCCCAGCAGGAAAGGGATGCTATGGCACAAACGATGGCCAACCCGGCGATGACTGCCATGACTGGTCCCGCGGATTTAAGCAACTATACAATTGGTGTCATGACAGCCCATCAAATGCTTTTAATGACAGCAGCTGTGACTGGTTTAATGAGCATCCTGCTTGTAACGCGGCATACCAGGGCTGATGAAGAGGATGGACGCCTGGAATTGCTCCGATCGCTGCCTGTAGGGCGTCTATCCTATTTAAATGCATCACTGCTTACAGTATCGGCAGCTTGCATCGGATTGGCTTTGATTAATGGATTCGGCCTTTATGCCCTTGGAATTGAAAGCATGGATCTGGAAGGGTCATTGCTTTATGGTGCTGCATTAGGGGCGGCGGGTCTATTTTTCGCAGGTGTAACAGCCGTATTTGCTCAGGCTTCAGATAGTTCACGGGGGACAATTGGGTATTCGATAGCCATCCTTCTTATTTCTTATCTTTTTAGAGCAATCACAGACATCAGCAATGAATCATTATCCTGGCTTTCGCCGCTCGCTTGGGTAACCAAAGCAGAAGTCTATGATTCTAATAATTGGTGGCCAATTGTATTGATGATTGCTGCAGCCATAGTTCTATTTGCCTTTGCGAATTATTTGAATGCTATTCGGGATCTGGATCGCGGATTTCTTCCATCCAGGCCCGGAAAACAATATGCATCCCGCTTTTTGCAGAGTCCGATCGGCCATGCGTTAAGATTGCAGCGGACCGGAATCATTTCTTGGGCAATCGGGATGTTTGTGCTCGGGGCTTCCTACGGTTCAGTATTAGGGGATCTGGAATCATTTTTCTCCGATAATGAAGCCATGAAGCAGCTCCTTAAGCCAACAGAAGGAGTAACATTGGTGGAACAATTCATTCCCATGCTGATGATTGTTATTTCACTTATGGCAACGATTCCTCCAGTGATGGCCATGAATAAACTTCGAGGTGAAGAGAAGAAAGAACGAATTGTTCATCTTTTGAGCAGAGCGGTTTCCCGGACCAAACTGCTAGGCAGCTATTTCGTTATTTCTGTCATTAATGGATTTCTCATGATCTCACTGGCAGCACTCGGACTATGGTCTGCCGGGACTTCTGTGGTTGAAGGCGGGTTATCCTTTGGAATGATTTTTGGGGCAGCACTGTCCTATTATCCAGCCATGCTGGTCATGATCAGCCTTGCCGTCTTTCTGATTGGATTCCTGCCGAAATTCTCTGGTTTCATTTGGCTTTATGTTTTATATTCATTTATTGCGCTCTATTTAGGAGGTTTATTCCAATTCTCTGAATGGATCGGCAGCATTTCTCCTTTTGGCCATGTTCCGCAGACACCGATTGAGGAATTTTCAATTGTCCCGCTGCTGTTATTATGTGTGGCTGCCGCTGTGCTGACGCTAGCCGGGTTTATAGGATTTAATAAGCGGGATATTGAGCAGTAAGTTAGTGGAGGTATTATGCTATTGTATTGCAGCTCATAAATTAGAAACTTTAATACAATCGTGATCTATCACCTCTGCATCTGAAGTCAGTTAATAAGATGGATTATTGTTATATATAAAATATAGGAGCTATCCCAATCTTTTTATATGGAATAGCTCCTTATTGTTGAGATGTTATTTTTGTTCCTTCAATAAACAAGATATCTATTCGTGATCGAGCTTGCTTGATCAAAAGCCTCCTAGAAAACACTTTTTAGTGAACATTTCAAGCAAATACATCCTCCTAAAATTTCATATAATGGATTGCTGTTAACCTAAGGATTCATACACTCTCTTCACTTAATTCGTTTAAAACTATTCTGCAGGAATGAGGTTTTTCCGCTACCTAGAATCCGCTAATTATAACTCCAGGAATCTTTAATTGTATTCTCTCGTTCTTGTTTTAAATCGTAATGATTACAGCTTATTTTTGAAATTAAACTATATGTATAGGAGTTTCAAAGATATTACTTACATTTTGAAGATTATTTTATTGCTTGAAAAATGTTCGGCGCAAAGAGGGATATTTACCACATTATTAAAGCAGTAATAGCTGCACTCACAAAAACTTTCATTAATGCTCATGTCTATTGACAAGGGGATTGCATAACTAAAATATTTGTGATTTAATAGTTTTATTCTTATTTAAATCGTAATTATTACGTTTTAACAAAAAGGAGTGAATTTATTGGAATAAAAAAAATAGCGAAAGAACAGGCAGCTTGAGAAGAAACTAATTATTGTAACAGGGTCAAGTTAAAGAAAGTTCCAGAGAAATTATTTAGTTAAATACATATATTTCTACACTAACGATCGTTGAATATTTCTGCTTTTTAAATCGTAATGAATCCTATTTAACAACAATCCTACATTGGCCATGAATGGAGTGTTACATGGCCTGCATTCAGAGCATTAACATTGCTTCCATCTTGGTAAACGCAATAAAAATTCAATAATTAAAAGATAAAAGGATGAAAAACAATGAAAAAAATCATGTGTTCACGATGTCTTCTTTTAATAATTACCGGGTTAGTCCTTCTATTAACTACTGCCTGCTCTTCAAAAGAAAGCAATACAGCTGCAAAGGAAGAAAAGAATGAGCAGGAAAAAAAGGTAACGATGATCTTTAGTTTTAAATCGGCTAATTTAGATCCGCATACTGGCTTTACACCAATTCGCACGGGGATAACCGAAACGCTGTTAAAGCTTGATGAAAATTCTACTATAGAAGGCTGGCTTGCTGAATCGTGGGAAACCGCGGACAATGTTACATGGAATTTTACTTTGCGAGACGATGTGACGTTTCAGGACGGTGCAAAGTTTGATGCGGCAGCTGCTAAGGCTTCCCTTGAGAGAAGCATTGCAGCAAATGAATCATTAGGAGGCTCCTTAAAAATCAAAGAAATGCAAGCCGATGGGCAGGAGCTTACTATTACAACTACTGAGCCATACCCGGCACTGCCGTCTGAATTAGTCAATCCATATACATCAATTGTTAATGTGGCAGCAGAAAAAGAGATAGGAGAAGAGGGGTTTCGAAATGCTCCAGTCGGGACAGGGCCTTTTAAGGTGAAAAGTTTTACTCCCAACCAGGAAGTACAGGTTGAGAAAAACACGAATTATTGGGCTGGAGAACCGAAAATTGATTCAGCCATTATTAAGTTTAATGAAGACGCAAATGTAAGAGCTATGGCACTTCAATCAAAAGAAGCAGATATTGTGTACAATCTTCCGGCTGAAGGGTTAGGGGCAATTGAAAAGGATAAAGAATTGATTGTTAATTCTGTACCAGGTCTTCGCGCACACTTCTTCCTGTATAATCAGCAAAGCTCAAACGTATCTGATATAAAAGTTAGAGAAGCAATAAATTTGCTAATTGACCGTAAGAGTATGGCAGACGATATTATGCTTGGTCATGCTGTTGCAGCTAATGGTCCTTTTAATAGCAATCTGCCATTTGGAATTAGTGACGAAGTGGAAGAGCTTGACGTTGATAAGGCAAAAACACTCCTTAATGAGGCAGGATACGTAGAAAATAGCAGCGGTAAAATGGAAAAGGACGGAAAGCCGTTAAAACTGGAGTTAATTACATACAAAGCTCGGCCGGAACTGCCGTTGATTGCTCAACTGTTTCAATCCGATGCAGCAAAAGCGGGTGTGCAGGTTGAAATAAAAAATGTTGAGAACGCTGATACACACTTAGTTGAAAATAAGGATTGGGATTTAGCTACCTATAGCAATAACACCTCTCCGCGTGGAGATGGAAGCTATTTCCTTAATACTGCTTTTACGGAAACAGGAGCACTAAACGTTGGTAAAATAAATATTCCTGAGTTGAATGAGTTAATCAACACATTGAATACAACAAGTGACATGGAAAAAAGAACAGAACTAACAAAAGAAGCAGCACATGTGATCAATAAAGAAAGGGCACATAGCTATGCGGTTTATCCTAATATTCTTGTGGGAGTTCATTCACGTATACAAGACTGGGAGCCTGCAGCTGAGGAGTATTATATTTTAACACATACAATGGATGTGAAATAAATTGTTAGCGGTCGTTAAAAAGCGCCTTGTGCAATTAGTAATTGTTGTGTTTTTATTGTCTATTTTCACGTTTGGTTTAATGAAACTTGCCCCGGGTGATCCTGTTTTGACGATTTTAAATGCAGACGAAATGATGGTAACTGAAGCTGATCAGGCTAAGCTCCGGGAAGAGCTTGGCTTTAATCAGCCTTTCTACGTTCAGTATGGCAAGTGGATGCTGGGTGTTGTTCAACTGGATTTAGGAAAATCCTATATGACTGGAAAGCCTGTCTGGGATGAAATGATGCAGCGTCTGCCGATCACCCTTCAGCTTGCAGCGGGCGGTCTTCTTGTGATGATAGGTATTTCTGTTCCTCTCGGCCTGATTTCAGCCCGGTTTCCGGGAAAATGGCCTGACCAAATAAGCAGAATACTAGCCCTGGTCGGGGCTTCGATCCCAAGCTTCTGGCTTGCGCTAATGCTTATATACCTTTTTGCTTTTAAACTGCAAATCTTGCCTTCTTCTGGAGTGGGAAGTTTTTCACAAAGTATCTTGCCATCCTTTGCTCTGGGATTTTCTCTGGCTTCTGTTTATGCCAGATTACTGAGAGCAGGCCTGCTGGCAAGCTACTCTGAGGATTATATCAGAGCAGCAAGAGCAAGAGGTGTGAGAGAATGGAGAATTTTATGGTTTCATGCGTTTCGGGCAGCTCTTTTACCGGTCATTACGGTGTTTGGGTTAAGCCTGGGGAGCCTCCTGGGTGGAGCAGTTGTGGTTGAAATATTGTTCTCATGGCCGGGTCTTGGCAGTATGGCCGTTGATGCCATATTCAGCCGTGATTACCCGGTGATACAAGGGTATATTTTATTAACAGGTGTGTTTGTCGTAACTGTTAATTTACTCGTGGATTTGTCCTATTATCTAATTGATCCGCGGATTAAAGAAGGAAGAGGGGAGGCGGCTTGAAAATGGAACGGGCAATACAAAAGCTAAGCTTTTCTTTCAGTAGAAACACCAGGTTCAAGCCATTTACACTGCTTGGATTACTCCTGCTTTCCTTTATCGTACTTCTTACAATTATTGGTCCTTTCCTGGTTCCTAATGCCCCATTAACAGCAAATATGGCTGAGCGATTAGCAGCTCCAAGCTTAACCTATCCTCTGGGGACGGATCATATGGGAAGGTGCATATTTTCCCGGCTTGTTGTTGGCTCTCAGGTAACGCTTGGAATTACAGCGGTTGTGATAGCAACAGTTATTGTTATTGGCATACCGCTCGGATTAATTTCAGGCTACATAGGAGGGCGATTTGATTCGTTTGTTATGCGTCTCGCAGATGGATTAACTGCTCTTCCAGAGTTTATATTAGCGATTGCAATTGCAGGATTTTTAGGGCCAAGCTTAACCATTTTAATGTTAGCTGTTGTACTCGTAAAGTGGATTAACTATACGAGAGTTGTCCGGGGAATTATCTTGTCAGAACGGGAAAAAGAGTATGTATTGGCAGCAAAGGTCGGCGGCAGTCCAACCTGGAAGATTCTCTTTAGACACCTGCTTCCGCAGATCCTTTCACCGGTCCTTGTGCTCGCATCCCTTGATGTGGGCAAAGTCATCTTAATTATATCTTCCCTGTCTTATCTTGGTCTTGGAGCACAGCCGCCTAATCCAGAGTGGGGAGCAATGTTAAATGACGGAAGACCGTATTTTCAGACTCTGCCCCAATTAATGATCTACCCAGGCCTGGCCATCTTTCTTGTAGTACTGTCATGCAATTTAATTGGTGAAGGGCTAAGAGATACTTTGGATAGGAAGGGACTTTGATTATAGGAGGTATAAAATGTCTACAGTAACGGACATTCCTGCAAGGACCGGCGACGTCAAGGACATAAAAAGTAAAAAGAAAGCTGCCCCTGTCCTTGAAGTGAAGAAATTATCAATTTCACTAGGGAGTGCTTTCCAGCAGGAGAGCAAACAGTTAGTTAAAAACGTGAGCTTTGCGATTCACCAGGGGGAAATGCTCGGGCTTGCGGGGGAAAGCGGAAGTGGTAAAAGTGTGACTGCTGCGGCAATTTTAGGATTGCTTCCACAATCACTAAACGTTTCAGAAGGTCAAATACTGTTTCAGGGGAAAGAGTTAATTAATGCTACTAAGAAAGAGATGAGAAGATTGCGGGGAAAGGAGATTTCTTTTCTTTTCCAAAACTACCAAGGCAGCTTTACTCCTTTTAGCAGAGTAGGAAAACAATTGATTGAAACACTTCAAAGTCATCAGCACTTTGACAAGATTCAGGCCAGACAAACCGCCTTACACTGGTTAGAGCGAGTAGAGCTTCCTTCTGAAAGAGTTTTTGAAAGTTACCCGCACCAGCTCAGCGGCGGTCAGCTTCAGCGGGCTTCTCTGGCAGCAGCTCTTATGTTTAAGCCTTCCTTAATTATTGCGGATGAACCAACAACTGCACTGGATGTTTTAACAGGAGAGAATATTCTGGACTTGCTTGCAGAGCTGCAAAGAGAAGTGAATTGTGGTGTATTGCTGATTACACATGATATAAAGCATGTAATAAAAAGAACAAATCGTATGGCTGTCATGTTTCGCGGCCAGCTTGTAGAAGAGGGACCAACAGACTTTGTCAGGGAGCATCCAGTGCATCCCTACACAAAGTTGCTTATTTGGGCAAGGCCGCGATTAACTAAAGATGCCGAAGATCTGGAACCAAGATTGACGGCCCAGACGGGAGGGGATTATTATCCTTTTAGTTGACGATGTTTCTAAGTTCTATGGAAAAAATAAGATAGTAAATGATGTTTCTTTTGAAGTAAATAAAGGTGAGTGCCTGGGCCTCATCGGGGAAAGCGGCAGTGGGAAAAGCACCATTACAAAATGTATCCTTGGCCTTGAAAGGATTGATTCAGGGACAATTACCTTTAATGGAATAAACCTCCAAAATTTGAATAGAAAAGAGCTGAGAGAAGCAAGACGAAATATTCAAGTTGTTTTTCAGGATCCAACTGCCTCTCTAAACCCAAAACTGCCTGTCTGGAAGTCTGTTATTGAGCCGCTTGAAAATTATCCTGAAGTATCACCTCCTTTTTTAAAAGAAGTGAGGGGGGATAAAAAGAAAATGGGCAGCATTCTTTTTGAGAAAGTTGGTTTACATGGAGACCTGTTAGAAAGATATCCACATCAGTTAAGCGGAGGGCAGAGACAAAGGGTGGCAATTGCCCGGGGGATTAGCCTTCAGCCTAATTTGCTCATATGCGATGAGCCTACATCCAGCTTAGATGTATCTGTACAGGCACAAATATTACAATTGCTAAAAAGTTTAAAAGAAGAGTTTCAAATGTCTTTCTTGTTCATTTCTCACGATATGGCAGTTGTAAAGTATATGTGTGAAAGGGTGGCGGTGCTGCAAAAAGGCGACCTTGTTGATGTGTTTCACTCCCATGAATTTTTTACAGAAGACAGACATCCCTATACAAAAATGCTTATAGATGCAGCTGTTGAGAGCTAAGAGGTGTGCAATTTAATCATGGAACATATCTAAAGCTTGCTCTTCCTGTTCAGCAGGAAATATAAAAGGACGATTTCCACAAAAATGGTGATCGTCCTTTTTAACTAAAGGGTGCTCTTCTTAAATAAGGAAAAGCGTCATTCTTCCTGAAAAGAGATTCAAGGATAAGAAATTTCTTGATATCTTTATTAAGCTTTACACTTTGCTATTGTAACGGGTGCTAATGGTTTAAGAAGGTTCTTATTTTAGTTCGGGCGCTTTTCGATGGTTAGTTCCTTCTTGATAAGCGTAGGCTAGTTTAATCAATGTTGGCTCGTCAAATTCTTTTCCCAGCAGCTCGAGCCCTATTGGAAGGCCGTTGTCACTGAAGCCAGCAGGGACCGAGATTGCCGGGAATCCTGAATAAGGACTTAAGCGATTAGCATTCCCTGCACCTTGGCTATTGCCCACCTGTGCCGGTAAAGCACTCGAAGTTGGATAGAGCAGTGCATCAAGGTCATGTTCATTAAACGTTGCCATTAAGCTTTCCCTTGCCATTTTAGGACGATTGGTAACAATGTCTTGGTATTCCTCATCATTTTCCAAGGATTCTCTTTCATTTCGGGATTTTAATCCACTTTCCAAGCTTGGATGGAATTTCCCGCTATCTATAATATCTGATAATGTTCTTACTGGTGCATCCGGCCCAAGGCCAGCCAAATAATCATTTAACTGAAATTTAAATTCGTATCCGCTTAAGCTTGGATAAGAAAGAATTGGACGAAGGCTGGGAACTGTTACCTCGAACACTTCTGCTCCAAGCGCCTCCATGTCCGCAATCACTTGATCCATCACTTTATTGACTTCAGGGTCATTCCCAAACAGGTCGCGAATAACGCCTATCCGAGCTTTTTTTAATCCATTTTTCTTAAGATAATGAGTATAGGTTTTTGGTACTTTTCCGATACTGGCTTCAGTAATTGGATCTGCCGGGTCATAGCCAGCAATTGCATCGAGCACGACAGCCACATCTTCAACGGTACGTCCCATCGGTCCGCCAACATCCTGTGAGAGTGCAAGTGGAATGATTCCATCGCGGCTGGCAAGTCCCATAGTAGGGCGAAGTCCAACCAGGTTATTAAAGGATGAAGGTATTCGGATGGATCCGCCAGTGTCTGTCCCTAATCCTACAGCGGCAAAGTTGGAAGCTACCGCTGCTGCCGTACCACCGCTTGAACCACCTGGGTATCTTGTTAAGTCATATGGATTATAGGTTTGTCCACCAAGAGAACTAATTGTTTGAAAACCGAAAGCAAATTCATGCAGGTTCGCTTTCCCTAAGATGATTGCACCTTGATCTCTTAATCTTTTTGTTTGATAGGCATCCTTTAGAGGGATGGAACCTTCAAGTGACAGGGATCCTGCAGTAGTTTGCATATCGTATGTATCATAGTTGTCTTTTAATATAACCGGAATTCCATGCAAGGGACCGCGAACTTTGCCCGCTTTGCGCTCTGTATCTAGTTGTTTCGCTTCTTCTAAAATATTTTCGTCAACTGTAATTATGGAGTTAATGCTGTCATC
This region includes:
- a CDS encoding ABC transporter ATP-binding protein, which translates into the protein MVNDVSFEVNKGECLGLIGESGSGKSTITKCILGLERIDSGTITFNGINLQNLNRKELREARRNIQVVFQDPTASLNPKLPVWKSVIEPLENYPEVSPPFLKEVRGDKKKMGSILFEKVGLHGDLLERYPHQLSGGQRQRVAIARGISLQPNLLICDEPTSSLDVSVQAQILQLLKSLKEEFQMSFLFISHDMAVVKYMCERVAVLQKGDLVDVFHSHEFFTEDRHPYTKMLIDAAVES
- a CDS encoding amidase family protein, translated to MEKWHNKFIVFFTALVMALGMYAAPAGAVSNSASPVAERVLSVEIEEATIFELQHAMQKGGLTSEELVQFYLNKIEEYDDSINSIITVDENILEEAKQLDTERKAGKVRGPLHGIPVILKDNYDTYDMQTTAGSLSLEGSIPLKDAYQTKRLRDQGAIILGKANLHEFAFGFQTISSLGGQTYNPYDLTRYPGGSSGGTAAAVASNFAAVGLGTDTGGSIRIPSSFNNLVGLRPTMGLASRDGIIPLALSQDVGGPMGRTVEDVAVVLDAIAGYDPADPITEASIGKVPKTYTHYLKKNGLKKARIGVIRDLFGNDPEVNKVMDQVIADMEALGAEVFEVTVPSLRPILSYPSLSGYEFKFQLNDYLAGLGPDAPVRTLSDIIDSGKFHPSLESGLKSRNERESLENDEEYQDIVTNRPKMARESLMATFNEHDLDALLYPTSSALPAQVGNSQGAGNANRLSPYSGFPAISVPAGFSDNGLPIGLELLGKEFDEPTLIKLAYAYQEGTNHRKAPELK